From the Papaver somniferum cultivar HN1 chromosome 2, ASM357369v1, whole genome shotgun sequence genome, the window TTTGGGCAAACCAAATAAAAAGACTAAAAGCCTACTCAGGAACATAGAAACTCTAGAAGCTAGACCACATACACATAACACAAAACACCTAATAAACACAAAGATACTGGAACTAAAAGCCTTATATGATACACAGGAAGAAATTGCAAAGCGACAGTCTAGAAACAATACAATAGCTCTAGGAGAAAGGAATACAAAATTTTTTCACATCCAAACTTTAAAGAGGAGGAAAAGAAATCACATAGACTGCATAAAGGATATGAATAATAAGGTAGTATCAtcaagagaagaaattgaagaggtTCTAACTTCTTATTTCTCTGAACTTTTTACTGAATCCTCTACTGACTCAGAAGAAGACATATTCACACACATTAAGAGCACAATTTCACAAGAAGAAAATTCTTCTATAACTGAAATTCCTTCTTCTGAAGAGATTTGGTCAGTAGTAAAAAAAACTGAAATCCAATAAATCACCAGGGCCAAATGGATTCCCTGTAAGATTTTTTAAACATAATTGGGAGATTGTAGGTCCGCAGCTAGTAGCAGTAGTGCAAGACTTTTCAAAAACAAGGAGTTAGATGACAATCTTaataaaacttttctttttctcattccaaaaacaaaaaaaatccaaagTCCCCTTCAGATTACAGACCTATATGACTGTGTAACACTTCATACAAAATAATTGCAAAACTGATGGCAAACAGATTCAAAAAATCCTTAGAAAACATAATATCACCTCTACAATCGGCTTTCCTATCATCTAGGCAGATTTCAGACAACATTATAGTTGCACATGAAATTGTTCACTccatgaaaaaaaacaaaaataaaataggtaaCATAGGTCTAAAGATCGACATGTCCAAGGCATTTGATAGGGTAAATTTTAACTTTCTTATAAAAACCTTAAGAGCTTTTGGTTTCTCTGAACATTGGTGCACATTAATTCACCAATGCATCTTAACAACCTCAATAGCTGTTTTAATAAATGGGAACCCTTGTGATGAGTTTAAACCCACTAGGGGCATAAGACAAGGGGATTCTTTGTCCCCTTATCTCTTCATATTGTGTATGGAAGTTTTCTCTAGACTACTTAATCACTTAGAAACTCAAAAAAAGGTGCAGAGAATCAAACTAACACCTAAAGCCACACCAATATCCCATCTTTTCTTTGCGGATGatcttcttttgtttacaaaagcCTTATCAGTTGTAATAACTTACTGGAAGCTATACAGATGTTTAGTAAAGCTTCGGTCCAAGTTATTAACTTCACAAAATCAGGACTTTTCTTCAGTAAGAAAGTCCATAACAAACATCAAGGCATAATTGGTAgattaatgaaaataaaaaagatcAATATAAAAGACACACACTTAGGAATCCCTCTTTTCATTGACAGATCAAAACTCAAGGTATTCGATAACATAATAGAAAAAATGGAACGAAGAATAAAGATTTGGTTAGGGAAAATACTGTCACAGCCTAGTAAAATAGTTCTAAATAAATATGCGCTCTCTAGCATGCCCATTTTTAGCATGAGATGCTTTGTCTTACCAAAAAAGATAACTAAAAGGATCAATTATATtcaaagagacttttggtggggaaaacACACAAATTCTAAAGGAATTTACATAAAATCTTTTGACTTCTTGTGCAGACCTATAGAACAGGGAGGGTTAGGATTTAAAGAAGCAAATAATGTTAACCAGGCCATGATCAGTAGAATAACATGGAGATTAGTTAGTCATCCAAATGATTTATGGGCTCAAATTTTAAAAGGAAAATATTTTTAACAAACTGGAGCTTTACTATCCAAGAAGAAATCAAatgcttcttggatttggaaCTGTATTCTACAAGGCATAGCACACATCAAAAAATACAATATATGGGAGGTGGGAGATGGTTCCTCCATAAACATATGGGAAGACAGATGGCTTCCATCCAGAACTGAAACCCTGGCAAACACTGTCCAAAGGACAAATACCCACATAACACTTGTGTATGAGCTAATAAACTCAGACACAAATAAGTGGAACATTCAGTTACTCAATTCTACCTTTGATAACTCTGTGGTGCAGGAAATTCTTAATATCAATCTATTCACTACAAGATCTGGTCACCTGAGATAAGACAAATTAAGATGGACATTAACCGAAAATGGGGAATTTTCTGTCAAGTCTTTATATGCCAAGCTTCTCAATCCTTCCATTTTGGTTTCTCATGAATCAAAGAAATTCTGGAAAAGCTTATGGAGTATGGATACATCTCAGAGAATAAAAATTTTCATCTGGAAATGCTTGCAAGATGCATTACCAACTAAAACAAAGATTAAATCATTTATAAATGAAGACAACAATTGTGTTTTCTGTCAATCAGTGAGGGAATCCACTTATCATTTGTTCTTCGAATGTGCATATGCAAGAGCTGTTTGGAATTTACCTCCAATGCCATCTCAGGGAGTACATCTTACCTCTAactctgttaataaatctttcttAGATCACTACAATGACTGGAAAACAGGAAATCTACAATCTATATCTATGGCTTTGGAAGCAACTAAGtgttggtttatatggaaagaaaGGTGCCTTagagtttttgaaaacaaaaatagaaccCCGGAGCAATTAACAATAGATATTACCAGACATTTTGCTTATTGGCACCCAGAAAATAGGAAACAGAATAAGGCAATTAGCAGTAAGAAAACGATACGAAATATCAACTGGACTTTACCTTCTACTaatacaaataaaataaacagcgatgcttcatggtTGTCTGAAATTACAAATACTGGTTTTGGTTTTATATTGCGTAATTGGACAGGAACTTTCCAAGCAGCAACAGTGGGAAGTTGCAGGACCTTCTCACCAGAAGAGGTAGAAGCTGTAGCTCATCTCAGAGCTACTCAATGGGTTGTTACAAACAAGATACAACACTTGGTGATTGAAGGGGATAACCAGACAACAATCAATTACCTACAAGGAAAAGAATCAACAGTCCAATGGCAATGCTTAGCCATGTTAGAAGAAGTAAAGTTATTAGCAGATCAACtagtttcttttttaggttttcagTATGTAGACAGGAGAGCAAACAAGGTGGCGGACTTGTTAGCAAAGAAGGGAAGAAGCACAAACACTACAACTTTTTGGAATGACCCATCTCCTAGTTTTTTAATTCCTTCAATCGCTTTTGACACTGTCAAAGCCTGTAAAATTTGTAACTTAAATGATAATATCTCTGTAATTTCTCAAGCCGGTGTTAATCCTAAAAATTCAGTCATTGGAAGAGCTACTCAACATGAGTGATGGAAAcaattttgtgtctgatttgatctcaattgtgtgtattgttagtgcttgattttgcatttatttgattgatttgtgcttttgtaggtattttggaaaaataagcttttgcggagaaattggctcgaaaagtgatatttgcACCCCGGAAGGAATTACTGAAGGCatcccagaagtatgttggagacaccccgggacatgtgttatttacaccttcaaatggataaggggcttTTCAGTTGATAAGGGGCATCCCAGGGCATCTACTATTGGCACACCAGacctggataaggggaggtcgtCCTCTTGGTTTGAatttttgaaattggcgggaagttaTATTTACACAGCGAACTCCCTGGATTCGATTAGTGATACTTTTAACCGGATTCGATCAATGGATTTACTTGGGATTGGTTTGTTACACCTAAACAGGGTTGACAGCTGCTTTGGCTTCGAAAATCAAGGGATATATTCGCTAATTGGGCAAAACAGAGTAGGGGATAGTTTATCGGATTTTTGGATCAGATTGGGATAGATTTAACCGGAGAATTTCTTGGATTTGGATTCTTACCGAATTATTACATCCATCCAGGGAAGGTATCAGATTTAGTCACGTAAATAGAGGGAAGGAAATCATTGATAACCGATTACACAGGGAAAGAGAGCTTCTCGGCAAAACAGTGGACCGGGATAAGTTCTATTTTTGGGAAGAAGTATTCTTCTCCTGTGAGTTTGCTTACGAGAATTTTTGAAGGAGAGTTTCACGGGATTATGTCTGCAAGTCGGTTAATGATCGAAGAATTCTAGAAACATGGAGGTGATTAATATGGAAAGTACGTAGACTTAAGAGAAGATATTCTCCCTGCAGATTCGATTCTATGTTTGGGAAGTTCTGGACAGCTTCACAACGCGTAAAGCAGAGAAAAATTATGGAATTTTACGTGACTTGCACGAAAGAGAAGCCGAGACTTGGGTTGAAAGGCAGAAAGATATTTTCGGGATTTATTCAGCTGTGGTGTATATAAACACTTCTGGGAGTCCCAGGGAAGggggtcgagactttggggtACGCCGCAGAGCTAAAATTAAAACTGCaggagtagcagcagcagcagcagcagcagcaagaataagacgaagctgaagaacatagggccgtaaaggacagtcgtttcttagggtcttaaattcagaatcctgtaacagtccattaataacaattatcttcagtttgcaacaatttatgtaacagttgactctgtaacaattatatctgttacagagtcGGCTGTAATactattttcttcaataaaacacctattcagccatgagttattattttgagcgtgttttcaccatgaagagctaaaccccaatgcTGGGACGActgaggaagccttatttcacaattgtttggtaactatatttgattttttatgacttttgcacttgttttaattgatttatgatttttcttgattagttgtgattttttcTGATAGCGTATGCTTAGTCTAAGAACGCTTGATACGCTATTCTTATGATTTATatctaattctttataaaatctacttttggcaaagaaaggagtcgacaaaagagctagaattgttatgagtcattatatgaaccaattgaatgtgattaatggtgg encodes:
- the LOC113352520 gene encoding uncharacterized protein LOC113352520 encodes the protein MDTSQRIKIFIWKCLQDALPTKTKIKSFINEDNNCVFCQSVRESTYHLFFECAYARAVWNLPPMPSQGVHLTSNSVNKSFLDHYNDWKTGNLQSISMALEATKCWFIWKERCLRVFENKNRTPEQLTIDITRHFAYWHPENRKQNKAISSKKTIRNINWTLPSTNTNKINSDASWLSEITNTGFGFILRNWTGTFQAATVGSCRTFSPEEVEAVAHLRATQWVVTNKIQHLVIEGDNQTTINYLQGKESTVQWQCLAMLEEVKLLADQLVSFLGFQYVDRRANKVADLLAKKGRSTNTTTFWNDPSPSFLIPSIAFDTVKACKICNLNDNISVISQAGVNPKNSVIGRATQHE